The DNA segment CATTTTGTGATCGTCTTCACATTACGAGCCTAAGCATCTGAAAACGTGAGAGAAAAAATTTCAAAAAATATAAAATGAGCGAATGCCAAACTGTATTGCTGAGATAAATTGCATTCGCTAACAATAGAAACAATTATCCATTAGGGATAGAAGCGATATCCTTTTGACGAGGAACGAGAGAAAAGATTTAGCGGATAGCCCGACCAATTATCTATTAAAACAAATAGATAATTGGGAATGGCCAGATAAAAAATAGAAATTTTAGTCTTTTTAACTATCCATCGGAAAAGAAATTAGGTAGATATATTATCTTCGTACGATAAAATTGTTTTAACACTTTAATTCTCTCATGGTGACAAATCGTATTGTTATTATACCTACTTACAATGAAAAGGAAAACATTGAAGCTATTGTAAGGAAGGTTTTTTCGCTGGATACCCCTTTTGATATTCTTGTTATAGAAGATAACTCGCCTGATGGGACTGCTGCTATTGTGAAAAAGCTACAAAAAGAGTTTTCGCAGCTACATATTATAGAACGTAAGGGCAAACTTGGATTGGGTACGGCATATATTGCTGGATTTAAATGGGCATTGGAACACAATTATGAATATGTGTTTGAAATGGATGCTGATTTTTCGCACAACCCGGAAGATTTGGTACACCTATATAAGGCATGTTCGGAAAAAGGTGGTGATATGGCCATTGGTTCTCGCTACGTTTCCGGTGTAAATGTTGTAAATTGGCCTATGGGTAGAGTATTGATGTCGTATTTTGCATCGAAATATGTTCGTATCGTTACTGGTATGAAGATTCATGATGCTACTGCGGGCTTTAAATGCTACACGAAAAAGGTACTTGAAACGATCGATTTGGATAAAATTCGATTTAAAGGCTATGCTTTTCAGATAGAAATGAAATTTACCACATGGAAATTTGGCTTTACTATTATTGAAGTGCCGATTATTTTTACTGATAGAACCCAAGGAACCTCTAAAATGAGTGGTGGAATTTTTAATGAAGCTGTTTGGGGCGTGATTAAAATGAAATTGAGAAGCTTCTTCACCAAATACGAAAGATAGATTTACTATACTATATAACTAAACAACCAAATGTCAAGTATTCTTATAAAAAATGCCTTGATTATTAATGAAGGCAAAAAGTTTGCAGGAAGTGTTCTTGTAAAAGATCAGTTGATTGAAAAAATTTATACTTCAGCACCAGAAGTAACAGATCCTAATTGCAAGGTGATTGATGCTGGTGGAAGAATATTAATTCCTGGTGTAATCGACGATCAAGTTCATTTTCGTGATCCGGGAATGCCTCACAAAGGCGATATATTTACGGAATCGAGAGCAGCTGTGGCCGGAGGAACAACTTCATTTATGGACATGCCAAATGTAAAGCCTCAAACTCTTACACAAGAATTGCTTGCTGAACGATACAAACTGGGTGCTGAGAAATCTCTGGCTAACTACTCGTTCTATATGGGAGCTTCTAACACGAATTTGGAAGAGGTTATTAAAACCAACCCTAAAGATGTTTGTGGTATTAAAATCTTTATGGGGTCGTCTACCGGAAATATGTTAGTTGATGATATCGATACGCTTTCTCAGATTTTCGAAAAAGCACCTTTGCTTATCGCAACACATTGCGAAGATTCACCAACAATTGATGCCAATCTTGAAACTTACCGTGAGAAATATGGTGATGACATCCCTATGGATTATCATGGTGAAATTCGATCGGCTGAAGCTTGTTACAAATCATCTTCAAAGGCAATTGAACTGGCTAAAAAATACAACACTCGCTTGCATATCCTTCACCTTTCCAGTGGAATAGAAATGGATTTATTCGATAATAAGATTCCATCGAAGGATAAGCGAATCACTTCTGAAGTTTGTGTTCATCATCTAAGATTTAATGATTCAGATTATGCAGAAAGAAAAGCAAGAATCCGTTGGAATCCTGCCATTAAAACTGCTGATGATCAATCTAAAATTTGGGAAGCTTTACTTGACGATCGTTTAGATGTTATTGCAACAGATCATGCGCCACATACAATTGAGGAAAAAGATGGCAACTATATGCAAGCTGCTGGCGGTGGACCATTGGTACAACACTCTCTTGTTTCTATGCTTGAATTTGCACACAAAGGTAAGCTGTCTGTTGAGAAAGTAATTGAAAAAATGTGTCATGCTCCTGCTGATGTGTTCCAGGTTGAAAAAAGAGGTTATATCCGTAAAGGTTACTTTGCAGACTTAGTTCTTTTATCAGAAGATGAATGGACAGTAAACAAAGAAAATATCCTATACAAATGCGCTTGGTCACCTTTCGAAGGCGATCGTTTCCATTATAAGGTAGATCAAACTTTTGTAAACGGACATTTGGCTTACGATAATGGTCAATTTGATGAAAGTAATAAAGGAATGCGATTGAGTTTTGATAGATAGATCTTCTGAAAAATAACATTGTACTAAAATGATAAAACGTAATAATATACTAACAGCTCTGATTTTTTCAGGGCTGTTTTTGTTTTCCTGCCAGCAGAAAGAGACAGTTAAAAACAATGAGCAAACGGGAATAAAAATAGCAAAGCCGATTACTTATGAAGTTTTGGTAAAAAATCCGAATCCCGATGATGATTGGAAAACAGAGTGCTTGGCAAATACCGACACAAAAATATTGGTAGAGGACATTCTTAAAGCCGTAAAAAATGGAAATTTACCGGCCTTTGATTATTACGACAATCATGAATTATCAAAATCGGAAATTAAAGAAATCATTAAAGAAGGCAATTTAAGCGAGAACACGGCCAATATACAATTTGAAGAAGAATGGTATTGGGATAAAAACGAACTTGCCTTAAGCAAGAAGGTTAATAAAATAATGTTGGGCTATGCTGTATACGATGGTAAAGGAGCTGTTCGTGGTTACAAGGCTAGTTTTGTGATTGATTTAAACTTGAATAAAAATTAACTATTTTAATTACTTAAGGCTTATAAGTATTACAATCTATTTTTTGCATTGGGCTATCCGCCCAAACCCGACTTCATTTATTCATTAAAGCCTACTTTTATTTGTATTCATGATTTCCGCTTTGCTCCAATTGTTGGCTTGATCCAAAAAACGAAGCAAAAAAAATCAAGGCTGCTTTTTAAATACCTTTCTTATCTGCCTCATGCTTAAGTGCGGCCAGGTGATCTTCGAACAATCCCGATAGCTATCGGGACTAAGCTTCCCGGTCTTACTAAATCTTAGAGGCAAAACAAAAACTCTTTAAAATAAATGCCACTTAACGTGTGCCTTATACAATATTCCTTTATAGGATCACACACTATTAAAACGTCTAAATAAATTTAGTAAAAGCTTTTTTCAGAAACGTTTAGGACGCGATTGATTTTCCATCTATTTTTGCACAAAATATTTGAGTCTCGAACATTCTTGATTCTTGATCCTTTAAACTTGACACTTAAAGAATGAAAGTACTATTTATAGATTCTACCCATCCAAGATTGATGGAGATGCTTGTTGAAGCAGGATTTGATTGCACTTATGCTCCAGAAAAAAACAAGGAAGAGCTTTTAGAGATATTTCCTGAGTTTGATGGTTTTATTATCCGAAGTAAGTTTAAGCTGAATAAGGAAGAATTAGATCAGGCGGCAAACTTAAAATTTATAGGACGCGTTGGTGCCGGTCTTGAAAATATAGATGTGCCATACGCCGAAAGCAAAGGAATTACTTGTTTTAATGCCCCGGAAGGTAATCGCGATGCCGTGGGAGAACATGCACTTGGTATGCTTCTTTGCTTATTCAACAACCTATACCGATGTAACACTGAAGTTGGCATGGGAATGTGGCGTAGAGAAGAAAATCGAGGATTGGAAATAAAAGGTAAAACTGTCGGAATTATTGGTTATGGTAATATGGGAAATGCCTTTGCTCAACGCCTTAAAGGTTTTGGTTGTAAAGTAATTGCTTACGACAAATACAAATTCGATTATACCGACGAGTATTGCGAAGAAAAACAATTGCAAGATCTTTTCGACAATTGTGATATTCTAAGTCTTCATATACCTCAAACCGAAGAAACCATGTTTATGGTAAATGAAGAATTCATAGCTAAGTTCAAGAAACCTTTCTTTCTTATTAACACAGCTCGTGGAAAAATTGTAAGAATTTCTGACTTAGTTAAACATCTAAAAACGGGTCAGGTTCGTGGCGCTTGTCTCGATGTTTTAGAATACGAGAAAACTTCTTTCGAAGATTTACATGCCAATGAACTTCCTGATGATTTCAAATATTTAATTGATGCTGAGAATGTCTTATTAAGCCCGCACGTTGGTGGCTGGACACATGAATCAAACATTAAATTATCAGAAGTTACAGCTCAAAAGATCATTGATGAATTTGGGAAGTAATCTCCATTAAAATAAAACAAAGCCTCAATTCGAAAACGAATTGAGGCTTTTGCAATTATATAGGTGCGACCAAATTATAAAATTAAATTCGGTTCATTTTCACGAATCACGTAAGTTCTAATTTTTTCAACAAATTTAAACAGTATTTCAATCTTCTCTGGTTCCTCAAACCAATCTTGCGTTGTATAGATTCCAAAATGAGATTCTTCCTTTAGTTCAGGAACAAAACTCACATCAACACCATTAATACCGACCCTTAAACGCAAATCAAATTCCAGAGCATTTTTAATTATTTCTTGCACTCTCGTATTTGTGAAAATTCGATCGGCTCCAGTCAATTGATATTTTTCAAAAACTACCTTAGAATCGAAATTTTGACTTCCAGTTTTATTATTCTCATTGTTAGAGAAAAAGTTCAATTTATCGGTAATGAACTTCTTACGAATACTAATTTTTGTTGACTTAGAAACTGGTAAAGAGAAAAATACCCCACTACAATGCGCTATTCCACTAACATTTTTAGGATCAGAAAAGCAAGTAAAGAAAGTATTACTGTTAGGATGATTCTTAATGTATACTAATCTTTTATGATACACAATTGGCTGCATAGCATTTGACGAGTAGGCATCCTCTGAAGATTTAATATCTCGCCCTGTACTTTTTGCAAAATCTTGCAATTTCTGAATACTTGATTTTTCCCCTTCCATAAACAATGATTCTAATATTAATTTGCTTTCAATGACTTACAACAATCAAAGGATTAATTTAGCATAAAAACATTTTAGAATCAAAACACATAAGAACTAGAAACCGTAAGCCATACCTAATCCAAAGTAGTGATAAGCCTCATCGGTTAGTTCAATTTCCGATTCCATAATTACAGACCATCCATTTCCTATTGAAACTCTGATACCAATTGGCACCCACAATGGAATTGTTGTTTCATCACCAAAGTTGATGTCCATGTCTAAACCAGTAATTAGTTTTGTTCCTGATGTTAGTGGTATTGTAATATTTGCTGTTCCATCGAAACAAAAATCATGGAAATGATGCGCTCCTGCCGACAAGGATAGATTTTTGCTGATACCAAATTCAAGATCACCACCATAATAGTTTACATCTCCAAAGGCACCAATTTTTGCTCCAAGATCAACGTTTCGTCCAATACCTACGCCAGCATGAAAAAACATCAAAAACTCTGTATTTCCATCATACACAAACATAGAAGGTTCAAAACCAATTGCTGCTTCTCCACTTCTTAATACTCCAGATGTGTTAAAAACTTGCGCGTTTCCCACTATTGCAATAAATATCAAACTCAATAATATTATTCTTCTCTTCATAAGTCCTCTTTAAATTATTATCTAGAAACTAAGGAATGACCTATAATATTGTATTTAAAAGGACATTTTATAATTCGAGCCGTAAGGCTTTTACTTTTACCTTTTAGAGCCAGAGAGGCTCTTCATTTTTGGCTTAACCCAAAAACGAAGCAAAAAACTCAAGGCTACTTAAAAAATATCATCCAAATTCTTGTAATACTTAAGTGCGGCCGAGTGATCTTCGAACAAGTTCTCAGCTTCTCGGTCTTACTAAAGCTTTACTTCAATTCAGATAACATTTCTTAAAATGCCAGTACAATAGTATGTACATTATCTTTATTTTAATACACCATATTATAAAATAAAAATCCCTGCTCCAATCAGGAACAGGGATCAAAATATTTTATTAGACTCTTATAGGTACTTCGAACGCTGTCAGGTCAATAATTACTAATAAATAGCTTTTGCGATATCTCGAAC comes from the Labilibaculum sp. DW002 genome and includes:
- a CDS encoding dihydroorotase, with the protein product MSSILIKNALIINEGKKFAGSVLVKDQLIEKIYTSAPEVTDPNCKVIDAGGRILIPGVIDDQVHFRDPGMPHKGDIFTESRAAVAGGTTSFMDMPNVKPQTLTQELLAERYKLGAEKSLANYSFYMGASNTNLEEVIKTNPKDVCGIKIFMGSSTGNMLVDDIDTLSQIFEKAPLLIATHCEDSPTIDANLETYREKYGDDIPMDYHGEIRSAEACYKSSSKAIELAKKYNTRLHILHLSSGIEMDLFDNKIPSKDKRITSEVCVHHLRFNDSDYAERKARIRWNPAIKTADDQSKIWEALLDDRLDVIATDHAPHTIEEKDGNYMQAAGGGPLVQHSLVSMLEFAHKGKLSVEKVIEKMCHAPADVFQVEKRGYIRKGYFADLVLLSEDEWTVNKENILYKCAWSPFEGDRFHYKVDQTFVNGHLAYDNGQFDESNKGMRLSFDR
- a CDS encoding polyprenol monophosphomannose synthase, producing MVTNRIVIIPTYNEKENIEAIVRKVFSLDTPFDILVIEDNSPDGTAAIVKKLQKEFSQLHIIERKGKLGLGTAYIAGFKWALEHNYEYVFEMDADFSHNPEDLVHLYKACSEKGGDMAIGSRYVSGVNVVNWPMGRVLMSYFASKYVRIVTGMKIHDATAGFKCYTKKVLETIDLDKIRFKGYAFQIEMKFTTWKFGFTIIEVPIIFTDRTQGTSKMSGGIFNEAVWGVIKMKLRSFFTKYER
- a CDS encoding NAD(P)-dependent oxidoreductase; translation: MKVLFIDSTHPRLMEMLVEAGFDCTYAPEKNKEELLEIFPEFDGFIIRSKFKLNKEELDQAANLKFIGRVGAGLENIDVPYAESKGITCFNAPEGNRDAVGEHALGMLLCLFNNLYRCNTEVGMGMWRREENRGLEIKGKTVGIIGYGNMGNAFAQRLKGFGCKVIAYDKYKFDYTDEYCEEKQLQDLFDNCDILSLHIPQTEETMFMVNEEFIAKFKKPFFLINTARGKIVRISDLVKHLKTGQVRGACLDVLEYEKTSFEDLHANELPDDFKYLIDAENVLLSPHVGGWTHESNIKLSEVTAQKIIDEFGK